A genomic segment from Gracilinanus agilis isolate LMUSP501 chromosome 1, AgileGrace, whole genome shotgun sequence encodes:
- the CMBL gene encoding carboxymethylenebutenolidase homolog translates to MANEAQPCPCDIGHKMEYGGLGCEVQIEHIKAYLSQPPSTTDKAVIVVQDIFGWQMPNTRYMVDMIAANGYIAICPDFFVGKEPWHASDDWSTFQDWLKTRNARNVDKEASVVLKYLKEKCHAQRIGIVGFCWGGIVVHDLMMKYPELKAGVSVYGIIRDAEDVYSLKNPTLFIFAENDAVIPLEQVTLLTQKLNEHAKVDYQIKIFPGQTHGFVHRQREDWNPKDKPYIEEARKDLINWLNKYI, encoded by the exons ATGGCTAATGAGGCTCAGCCTTGCCCGTGTGACATAGGGCATAAGATGGAATATGGGGGCCTGGGATGTGAAGTGCAAATCGAGCACATCAAGGCTTACCTTAGCCAACCACCATCGACCACAGACAAAGCTGTGATTGTTGTTCAAGATATTTTTGGCTGGCAAATGCCCAACACCAGATATATGGTCGATATGATTGCAGCCAATGGATACAT agCAATCTGCCCAGACTTCTTTGTAGGGAAAGAACCTTGGCACGCATCTGATGACTGGTCTACCTTCCAGGACTGGCTGAAAACAAGAAATGCCAGAAATGTTGATAA AGAAGCCAGTGTTGTTCTTAAGTATCTGAAAGAGAAGTGTCATGCCCAGAGAATTGGTATTGTTGGATTCTGCTGGGGTGGAATTGTTGTACATGATTTGATGATGAAATATCCAGAATTAAAAGCAGGAGTCTCAGTCTATG GTATTATCAGAGATGCTGAAGATGTCTATAGTTTGAAAAATCCTACACTCTTTATTTTTGCAGAGAATGATGCTGTAATTCCTCTTGAGCAA GTGACTTTGCTGACACAGAAGTTGAATGAGCATGCCAAAGTTGAttatcaaattaaaatatttcctggGCAAACTCATGGGTTTGTGCATCGCCAAAGAGAAGATTGGAATCCTAAAGACAAACCATATATTGAAGAAGCAAGAAAGGACCTAATCAACTGGCTgaacaaatatatttaa